Sequence from the uncultured Fibrobacter sp. genome:
CTGCGCATTTTCGTCCACTACTTCTGCGGCATGGCCGTGGGCGTAGACTTGACGATGTCTTGGTATTTCTACTATATCCCGCTGGTCGCCATCGTGAGTGCGCTCCCGATTTCGATTGGCGGTTTTGGCCCCCGTGAACTTTTGGCCCAGTCCTTGTTCGCCCGTGCCGGTGTCCCTGGGCTTGAGTCCGTGGTTATCCAGCTGCTTGCGTACTTCGTGAGCTTGCTGCTCAGCCTGTTCGGGGCGCTTGGATTCTTGCTCGGCGGTCGTCCTGCCGGCAAAACGTCGGAATCGTAACATTCCTTGGTACGCGCTAACGGCGCGGTCGCCTGTTGATTTATCCACCATTGGGGCAAAGCCCCGTTCGACAGGAGACGTCATGGATGTCGATGGCATTTTGTCTGGCCTGAATTCTGACCAGCGCGCTGCAGTTTTACATGATTTCGAGAAAGGTTCCCAGTTGCTTGTGCTCGCCGGTGCGGGTTCCGGAAAGACTTCGGTTCTCACGAAGAGAATCCAGTACAGGATTGCATCGGGGATGGCTCCCGAAAAAATCCTTGCGCTCACGTTTACGGCGAAAGCGGCCGCCGAGATGCGCGAGCGCGTGCAGGCGCTTTTCCCGGATGCGGGCGTGCGTTTGTGTACGTTCCATTCGCTTGCTCTTTTTATGCTCCGGCAAGTTATCGGGGGGAGGCGCGCTTACGAAATGTTGGGGTTTAAGGCAGCGCCTACGCCACGGGATTCCTCGGACCGGGAATTTTTGGCGAAACTTTCCAAGCTCCACATCAAGGCGTTCAGCCGCGAGGACTTGTTCTCCGACAGTGTGCCGGCTTCGGTGGCTGCGAAACTTGAGGGCGTACGTGCCGAGGTTCTTGAATCCGGGCAGGTCGTGTTTGACGACCTGATTCACTTGGCGATAAGGCTCCTTGCGACGAACGAGGAAGCTTGTGCCTTTTTCCACGAAATATGGGAAGATATCATGGTGGACGAATACCAGGACATCAATCCGCCGCAGTACAGGATGGTGCGCTTGCTCCTTGGCGACCGGAAGAACCTGTTCGTGGTGGGGGACGATGACCAGGCTATTTACGGGTTTCGTGGGGCAGACATTGGCAATATCAATCGTTTTTGCGACGACTTCAAGGATTGTACGATTATCCGACTGGAATGGAACTACCGCTCGGTGCCGGGAGTACTCCACTTTGCAAACGGAATATTTACGAATAAGCCGCTCCGGCTGCGGAAGGTGCTGCGGGCGGGCAACTCCCGTGGCTCGGGCGGGAATCCGCTGTTCCGGGAGAACCGGGATGTGGAAATCTGGGAAAGCGACAATCCGGTCGAGGAAATGATGCGGATTATAGCGCGTATGAAGGAACTTCGCGAGGGGTACGACTTGGAATGGAAGAATTTTGCCATTCTCGTGCGGTACAACAGGTTGCGCCTGTATTACGAGGAAGCGCTTCGCGATGCGCTCATCCCGGTGGCGGGTGTTGCCGAGGACGAAGGGGAAACGGTGGAAAATGGTGTGCATATCGAGACGGTTCATGCCTCCAAAGGGTTGCAATATGCGGTTGTGTTCTATGCGGGGCTTGCGGAGGGGCTGACGCCGGGAGCGTGCGAGGGAAACAGACGGCAGCGCCATGCACAACTTGATGAAGAACGCCGATTATTTTATGTGGGGGTAACCCGTGCCGAGGCGTACCTGATTTTGTTATATTGTCGGAGGAGGTTCTGGAAAGGGCGCCTACGTAATATGCGCCGATCCCGATTCCTCCCGAAACAAATAAAGGATGAAGGGTTTATGCGAATGCCACTTTTTTTGTTTAGGATACGCGTTGTTGTCGGTGCGCTTGGTTATATGTTCTTGCATATACCACTTTTCCTTTATATGTCCCTTTTCAAGCGCAAGGATGCGGACCGGTGGCTGGAGTACAAGATCCAGTGCTTCTCCAAGTTCTGCATGAAGATTCTCTCTGCCAGGCTGACCGTCTTGGATCAGGCGAACTTGGCCAAGGTGGATTGGACGCGCCCGGTATTTGTCATGGGTAACCACGGCTCCTATGTGGATATCCCTGTGGTATTCCTCGCTCTCGAACGCAAGACAGGGTTCATCGCGAAATCCGACCTTTTGAGAATCCCGTTCCTTGGCTTCTGGATGAAGCGTGTTGGTTGTATATGCGTAGACCGCCAGAAAAGCGGTGCTGCAAAGACTGTCCACGAGGCTGTCCGGAATAATCTGAAATCGGCCCCGCTTATTTTTGTGTTCCCCGAGGGGACGCGCAGCAAGACCGGTAAGCTTTCGCCGTTCAAGAGCGGCGGCTTCCGCTTCTCTGTTGAATCTGACGCCATCGTGCTCCCCATCGTGATCAAGGGGACCAGGCAGGTCTGGGAAGGCCGTACCGCGTGGGGCCTCGGCGATGTATCTGTGCGCATTCTCGAACCGATTGACGTGGCCGCCCTCAAGAAGGAACGCGGCGGCGTGCTCGACCCCAAGAAGGACCTCATGCCGATGGTGCGCAAGGCCATGGAGGACAACCTGTGATCGGTGTGTTCGATTCGGGGTTCGGCGGGCTGACCATACTGCGCGACTTGCGCAAGGTGCTTCCGCAGTACGATTACCTGTACCTAGGCGACAACGCCCGTGCGCCTTATGGCTCCCGCAGCTTCGAGACGATTTACCGCTATACGTTGCAGGCCGTGCGTGAATTGTTCGCCCGCGGGTGCCCGCTGGTCATCCTCGCTTGCAACACGGCGAGCGCGAAGGCTTTGCGCAGCATACAGCAGCAGGTCTTGCCGGTGGAATTCCCAGACAGGCGCGTGCTCGGCATCGTGCGGCCCACGGCCGAGGAAATCGGGAAATTTTCCAAGACGGGCCATATCGGCATCTTCGGGACGTCCGGGACCGTGTCGTCGGGGAGCTACCTCCTCGAAATAGAGCATTTTTACCCGGAACTGAAGGTGACCCAGCATGCCTGCCCCATGTGGGTGCCGCTCGTGGAGTACGGCGAGCGCGGTACGGAAGGGGCGAAGTTCTTCGTGAAGAAGGACGTGGATGCCCTCCTGGCCGCCGATCCGGATATCGACACCGTGCTGCTGGCCTGTACCCATTATCCGCTTTTGAAGGACGAAATCCTGGCCGCACTGCCCCCGCATGTCCGCCTCGTTTTCCAGGGGGATATCGTCGCGGGCAAGACCGTGGACTACCTGGAACGCCATCCGGAGATGGAAGTCCGGCTGTCGAAGAACGGGAAATGTTCCTTTTTGACGACCGATACCGCTAAATTTTTCGAAAAAGGCGCTTTTTTGTTCGGAATGTCGGATATTTCGGCGGAGTCATTGACTTTTTAGCGCACAATATGTATTTTGCAGACGTAATCAACGAACCGTTCTCGGTCCGCTTGTATTTTTGTTATTAAGAAAGGATAGAAAATGCCGAAGACTCAGATTAACCTCGAAGGATGGCAGGACTACCGTGGCAACATGGCAGGAAGCTTGCTTTACGTTGAAACCAGTCACCAGTCCGAAGTCCCTGTTCGCGACCAGATGAATGAAAACGGCAAGGGCTTTTTCTACGAGCCGAACTACGAGACCAGCACCTATGGCCTCATGAGCTGCTGCAACGTGAAGAATATTAATGCCATTGTCAAGGCGAAGAGCCGCTACATCCTCTTCGGGACCCGCTACGAGGGCCTGAGCGATTCCGAACTGCGCAACAAGTACCTCATCATGGGTTACATGCGCATCGACAAGATCAAGGACGTGCGTACCCGCCATATCCAGCGTTACATGGCCAACCCGGACCTCCCGGAACCGGAATGCATGTTGCTGGAGCACAACTGGGCCGTTTACGGACCGATGCGTTTTGTTTCCATGAACGATTCCTTCCTCGTGACCGACGAAATCCTCAAGGAATGGGGATACAGGGGCCATGCCTCCCGCCAGCTCAAGGCCGTGTTCAGCAAGGATCACCTGGAACAGATTCTCAACCACCTGAACTCCAAGGAAGACATGATCGACGAATACATCGCGACCGTCGACGAGTACAAGGAAGCCCTGGCGGAAGAGTAATACAAAATAGTTTGTATAGCAAAACCCCCGTTCCGGAAAGGAACGGGGGTTCTTGTTTTAAATAGGTTGTAAACTACTTGTCTGCGTTGCGGATGACGTCAATCATGTCCCTGACGGCGCGGTCCATGCCCACCATGACGGCGCGGCCCACGACGCTGTGGCCGACGATGATTTCGTCGATGCCTTCGATGGCGGCGATGTTCACGGCGTTCCTGTAGTTGAGTCCGCGGCCGGCGAACACCTGGAGCCCGTATTTGCGGGCGAGAACGGTCATGTCCTGGATGGCGGAGATTTCGCGGTCGACTTCCTGGCGGCTACCCATGTCGTAGGCGACTGCGTACTTGCCTGTATGGAATTCGACGATGTCGGCCCCGACTTTCTTGGCGGCCTTGACCTGTTCTGTTTCGGGCTCGATGAACACGCTCACGGCGATGTCGTTGTTCTTGAGTGTCATGACTGCCTTGGCGAGGACTTCCGCTGCGGCGGCCACATTGAGGCCGTCTTCGGTCGAGAGTTCCTGGCGGTTCTCGGGGACGAGGGTCACCATGTCCGGTTGGATGTTGATGGCGAACTGGATCATTTCCTGTGTG
This genomic interval carries:
- a CDS encoding UvrD-helicase domain-containing protein; translated protein: MDVDGILSGLNSDQRAAVLHDFEKGSQLLVLAGAGSGKTSVLTKRIQYRIASGMAPEKILALTFTAKAAAEMRERVQALFPDAGVRLCTFHSLALFMLRQVIGGRRAYEMLGFKAAPTPRDSSDREFLAKLSKLHIKAFSREDLFSDSVPASVAAKLEGVRAEVLESGQVVFDDLIHLAIRLLATNEEACAFFHEIWEDIMVDEYQDINPPQYRMVRLLLGDRKNLFVVGDDDQAIYGFRGADIGNINRFCDDFKDCTIIRLEWNYRSVPGVLHFANGIFTNKPLRLRKVLRAGNSRGSGGNPLFRENRDVEIWESDNPVEEMMRIIARMKELREGYDLEWKNFAILVRYNRLRLYYEEALRDALIPVAGVAEDEGETVENGVHIETVHASKGLQYAVVFYAGLAEGLTPGACEGNRRQRHAQLDEERRLFYVGVTRAEAYLILLYCRRRFWKGRLRNMRRSRFLPKQIKDEGFMRMPLFLFRIRVVVGALGYMFLHIPLFLYMSLFKRKDADRWLEYKIQCFSKFCMKILSARLTVLDQANLAKVDWTRPVFVMGNHGSYVDIPVVFLALERKTGFIAKSDLLRIPFLGFWMKRVGCICVDRQKSGAAKTVHEAVRNNLKSAPLIFVFPEGTRSKTGKLSPFKSGGFRFSVESDAIVLPIVIKGTRQVWEGRTAWGLGDVSVRILEPIDVAALKKERGGVLDPKKDLMPMVRKAMEDNL
- the murI gene encoding glutamate racemase, with amino-acid sequence MIGVFDSGFGGLTILRDLRKVLPQYDYLYLGDNARAPYGSRSFETIYRYTLQAVRELFARGCPLVILACNTASAKALRSIQQQVLPVEFPDRRVLGIVRPTAEEIGKFSKTGHIGIFGTSGTVSSGSYLLEIEHFYPELKVTQHACPMWVPLVEYGERGTEGAKFFVKKDVDALLAADPDIDTVLLACTHYPLLKDEILAALPPHVRLVFQGDIVAGKTVDYLERHPEMEVRLSKNGKCSFLTTDTAKFFEKGAFLFGMSDISAESLTF
- a CDS encoding pyridoxine 5'-phosphate synthase, with amino-acid sequence MTVKLGINIDHIATIREARKIREPDPIAAAYIAELAGANGITAHLREDKRHIQDRDIRLLRGTVTTKLNLEMAPTQEMIQFAINIQPDMVTLVPENRQELSTEDGLNVAAAAEVLAKAVMTLKNNDIAVSVFIEPETEQVKAAKKVGADIVEFHTGKYAVAYDMGSRQEVDREISAIQDMTVLARKYGLQVFAGRGLNYRNAVNIAAIEGIDEIIVGHSVVGRAVMVGMDRAVRDMIDVIRNADK